The proteins below come from a single Zea mays cultivar B73 chromosome 8, Zm-B73-REFERENCE-NAM-5.0, whole genome shotgun sequence genomic window:
- the LOC100283324 gene encoding ras-related protein Rab11C, giving the protein MAGRRAEEEYDYLFKVVLIGDSGVGKSNLLSRFTRNEFCLESKSTIGVEFATRTLHVEGKIIKAQIWDTAGQERYRAITSAYYRGALGAVLVYDVSKPTTFENISRWLKELRDHADSNTRIMLVGNKTDLRHLRAVATDDARSFAEAEGLSYIETSALEATNVEEAFQLILGDIYRAVSKKPVASDEVGAGQGGVKEGKTIDVATGADAAAHKKQCCSA; this is encoded by the exons ATGGCGGGGCGGCGCGCGGAGGAGGAGTACGACTACCTGTTCAAGGTGGTGCTGATCGGGGACTCGGGCGTCGGCAAGTCCAACCTCCTCTCCCGCTTCACCCGCAACGAGTTCTGCCTCGAGTCCAAGTCCACCATCGGCGTCGAATTCGCCACACGGACACTCCAT GTTGAGGGCAAGATCATCAAGGCGCAGATCTGGGACACGGCAGGCCAGGAGCGGTACCGGGCGATCACCAGCGCCTACTATCGCGGGGCGCTGGGCGCGGTCCTGGTCTATGACGTGAGCAAGCCCACCACCTTCGAGAACATCAGCCGGTGGCTCAAGGAGCTACGCGACCACGCCGACTCCAACACCAGGATCATGCTCGTCGGCAACAAGACCGACCTGAGGCACCTCCGGGCCGTCGCCACCGACGACGCTCGGAGCTTCGCTGAGGCAGAAGGCCTGTCCTACATCGAGACGTCCgcgctggaggccaccaacgtgGAGGAGGCGTTCCAGCTCATCCTGGGCGACATTTACCGGGCCGTCAGCAAGAAGCCTGTGGCGTCCGACGAGGTTGGCGCCGGCCAGGGAGGCGTCAAGGAAGGTAAGACCATCGATGTGGCGACTGGTGCTGATGCCGCCGCTCACAAGAAGCAGTGCTGCTCGGCTTAG